GGCTGCCGCCTGCGGCACGCTGACGGACAGCGCCATCAGCGGCACCGCCAGCGAGCCAAAGCCCGCCCCAAAGCCGCTTTTGCTGATGCCCAGCAGGAGCACCGCGGGCACGGCCACGGCGTAAAAGCCCCAGTCGGTGATCAACGTCATGCGGCCGCCCGGCCAGGCCACCGCAGCGCCGGTTCGCTATGACAGTGATAGCTGCCAGCGCTGCTGCAGCGGGCGCCAGAGGCACTTTTTACCCCTGAACGGCGCAGCGTACCGACGATGCCTGCATGTGCGCCCCACCCACGCACACCGCACGGCCCCAGGCGGCAGCGGCGGCAGCCAGGGCGCACGGTGGGGGCAGTCAGAAGTTGCACGGGATGGAGCTTGGCGACGCCAGCGCCGCACTGTAGCCCAGCGCGGGCCGCCGCCCCGCACCCGCTTGAACAGCTTGCGCCCAAGGCGCCGCCCATAATCGCCGCCATGCTGGATTACGACCTGACCCGCTGGGGCATGCCGCTGCGCTACGCCGTTGAAACCGTGGGCACGGTGGCGTTTGCGGCGTCGGGCATTCTGGCGGGCATGCGCCGGCGCATGGACGTGTTCGGCATCTCGGTGCTGGGTTTCCTGGCCGCGTTTGGCGGCGGCACGCTGCGCGACATCCTGCTGGACCGGCGCCCGTTCTTCTGGGTGGCCGAAGAAGAAATGCTGTGGCTGGTGCTGGCCATGTGCGCCTTGTCGCTGATGCTGTGGCGCCGCGGACGGCGCGCGGCCGTCAGCGCCAAGGCCATCCAGGTGGCCGACGCGCTGGGCCTGGGCCTGTTTGCCGCGTCCGGCGTGCAGTACGCGCTGGTGGCGCAGATGTCGCCGCTGGTGGCGGTGCTGATGGGCGTGGTCACCGGCGTGTTCGGCGGGGTGATGCGCGACATCGCCTGCAACGAAATGCCCACCGCCTTTGCCGACCACCGGCCGTACGCGGTGCTGGCTTTTCTGGGCGGCTGGGTGTACCTGGCGGTGCAGTGGCTGGGCGGGCCCGCCTGGGCCGCGCTGATCGGCGCCACGCTGGTCACCACCGGGCTGCGCCTGCTGGCGCTGAAGCTGGACTGGCGCCTGCCCGGCTGGCGCCCAGGCTGAGCGGCGCAGGCCAGACGTGTTCAGCCGGCGCAGGCCGGCCTCAGCCTGACGCATTCAGCCAGACGAATCAGGCCGTCGAATCAGACCATTAAATCAAGCCCTGGCGCCCTCTGCACCTGCGCCAGCAGCTATCCTAAATATAGCAATTGGTAGCGGGCGCAGCGCGGTCAGACACGCTCCAGGATCAGCGCAATGCCCTGCCCCACGCCGATGCACATCGTGCACAGCGCGTAGCGCCCGCCGGTGGCGTGCAGGCGGTTGACGGCGGTGGTGGCCAGGCGCGCGCCGCTGGCGCCCAGCGGGTGGCCCAGGGCGATGGCGCCGCCCCAGGCGTTGACGCGCGGGTCGTCGTCGGGCAGGCCCAGCAGGCGCAGCACGGCCAGGCCCTGCGCGGCGAAGGCTTCGTTCAGCTCGATCACGTTCATCTGGTCCAGACGCAGGCCGGTGCGCTGCAGCACTTTTTCGGTGGCAGGCGCGGGGCCGATGCCCATCACGCGCGGGGGCACGCCAGCCACGGCCATGCCGACGACGCGCGCCTTGGGCGTCAGGCCGTACAGGCCCGCGGTTTGCTCATCGGCCAGCAGCAGCGCGCAAGCGCCGTCGTTCACGCCACTGGCGTTGCCCGCAGTGACGGTGCCGTCCGGCCGCACCACGCCCTTGAGCGAGGCGAGCTTTTCCAGGCTGGTTTCACGCGGGTGCTCGTCCTTATCGACCACCAGCGCGTCGCCCTTTTTCTGCACGATGCTGACGGGCGTGATCTCGCGCGCCAGGTGGCCGTCTTTCTGCGCGGCCACGGCCCGCAGCTGGCTGGCCAGGGCCATGCGGTCTTGCGCTTCGCGCTCGATCTTGTAGTCGGTGGCCACGTTTTCGGCGGTTTCGGGCATGGAATCGACGCCGTACTGCGCCTTCATCAGCCGGTTGACGAAGCGCCAGCCGATGGTGGTGTCGTACACCGCGTTGGCGCGGCTGAAGGCGGCATCCGCCTTGGGCATGACGAAGGGCGCGCGGCTCATGCTTTCCACCCCGCCAGCGATCATCAAGCGCGTTTCGCCTGTCTTGATGGCGCGCGCGGCGGTGCCCACCGCGTCCAGGCCCGAGCCGCACAGGCGGTTCAGCGTGGCGCCCGCCACGTCCACCGGCAGGCCGGCCAGCAGGCTGGCCATGTGCGCCACGTTGCGGTTGTCTTCGCCAGCCTGGTTGGCGCAGCCGTAGATAACGTCGTCCACGGCGCTCCAGTCCACGCCGGGGTTGCGCGCCATCAGCGCCTTGATCGGGATGGCGCCCAGGTCGTCCGTGCGCACGCTGGACAAGGCGCCGCCGTAGCGGCCAAAGGGCGTGCGGATGGCGTCAACGATAAAGGCCTGGTTCATGCTGTCTCCTCAATAGGGATGGTTGGGTATTGGAAAAATGGCGTGATTCGGGTGGCTTGCCGCGCGGCACTGCGGCGCTTGCGCCAACCGGCGCGGCCAGCCGCTCATGCGCTGCCGGTCAGCTGCGCGGGCGCGGGCGGGGGGCGAATCGGCAGGCCGACCAGCTGCTGCAGCTCGGCCAGGGTCAGCCCGTCCACCTCGTCGATCAGCTGCAGGCCTTCGGGCGTGCAGGCCAGCGTGGCCAGGTCGGTGTACACGCGGCGCACGCAGCCAATGCCCGTGAGCGGGTAGGTGCACTGGGCGACCAGCTTGCTTTGGCCCTGGCGGGTGAGCAAATCCATCATCACCCAGGTCTGCTTGGCCCCCACGGCCAGATCCATCGCGCCGCCCACGGCGGGGATGGCGCCGGGCTCGCCCGTGCTCCAGTTGGCCAGATCGCCCGTGGCCGACACCTGGAAGGCGCCCAGGACGCACACGTCCAGATGGCCGCCGCGCATCATGCCGAAGCTGTCGGCGTGGTGAAAGAAGGCGCCGCCCGGCAGCAGGGTGACGGGTTGCTTGCCCGCGTTGATCAAATCAAAATCTTCGGCGCCCTCGGCCGGCGCCGGGCCCATGCCCAGGATGCCGTTTTCGCTTTGCAGGATCACCTCGCGCCCGGCGGGCACATGGTTGGCCACCAGCGTGGGCTGGCCGATGCCCAGGTTGACATAGGCCCCGTCCGGGATGTCTTGCGCCACGCGCTGGGCGACTTCATCTTTGCTGCGTTTTTGGTAGCTGCTCACGCCCATTCCTCCAGCGCCAAAGGCCGATCAGGCTGCATTTTTGAAACCACCGGCCTGCGTGGCCACGCGCGGCACCTGCACCACGCTGGTGACGAAGATGCCGGGGGTGACGATGGCCTCCGGATCCAGCGCGCCAAGGAGCAGCACCTCGTGCACGGTGGCCACGGTGCGGCGCGCGGCGGTGGCCATCACGGGGCCGAAGTTGCGCGCCGCCTTGCGGTAGACCAGGTTGCCCCAGCGGTCGCCCTGCTCGGCCTTGATCAACGCCACGTCGCCGTGGATGGGGTATTCCAGCACGTGGTCGCGCCCGTTGATGCGGCGCGTTTCCTTGGCGGTGCCGTCGGCGTGGCGCGCCATGTCGGTGCCAAAGCCCGTGGGCGTGAAAAAGGCGCCAATGCCCGCGCCGGCCGCGCGCATGCGTTCGGCCAGGTTGCCCTGGGGCACCAGTTCCAGCTCGATCTTGCCGGCGCGGTAAAGGCCGTCGAACACGTAGCTGTCGGCCTGGCGCGGGTAGCTGCAGATGATCTTGCGCACCCGGCCAGCGGCCAGCAGCGCGGCCAGGCCGGTGTCGCCATTGCCGGCGTTGTTGCAGACGATGGTGAGCTCGCGCGCGCCCTGCTCGATCAGGCCGTCGATCAATTCGGACGGCAGCCCCGCCGTGCCAAAGCCGCCGATGAGCACCGTGGCCCCATCCGGTATGCCTGCCAGCGCCGCCGCGATGGAGGGCGCGATCTTGTCAATCATCTTGGTCTCCTTGATCGCGGCCAGCCCGTGCGCGCATCGCGCTGGCGGGGCTGGCTGCCCGAATCTGTGTGCGCCGATGGGCCGGGTTTCGCGCAGCGGCGGGCGAACGCCACTTTGCCGCGATTCAGCCGAGGCGTGGCCGAGCCGTTTCGCCCCGCCGAAACCCTGGCGTTGCCACGCCGTCCAGCCAACCGCTGGCCTTGCAAAGGGCCGTCGACCCGCTTCTCCAATGGCGCAATGTTCGACATACGAACAAGTGTTCGTATAATGAATTTGATTCTAGCGCCGGAGAACCGCCCTGTGAAGGACAGCGACACCCCCCTGCCCGCCCAAGCCGCGGCGGACGCCGCCCCGCGCCCTGGCGATCACTATGTGCAGTCGTTCGCGCGCGGGCTGGAGGTGATCCGCTCCTTCAGCGACCAGGCGCCGCAGCAAACGCTGTCGGACGTGGCGGCGCGCACCGGCCTGACGCGCGCCGGCGCGCGCCGCATCCTGCTCACGCTGCAAACGCTGGGCTATGTGCAAAGCGACGGCCGCTGGTTTCGCCTGACCCCGCGCATCCTTGACCTGGGCTTTGCCTACCTGTCGTCGCTGCCGATCTGGAACCTGGCCGAGCCGGTGATGGAGCAGCTTTCCGCGCAGGTGCACGAATCGGTGTCGGCCGCCGTGCTGGAAGGCACCGACGTGGTCTACGTGCTGCGCGTGTCCACCCGCAGCCTGCTGCGCATGAGCCTGGGGGCGGGTTCGCGCCTGCCTGCCTACTGCGCGTCGCTGGGCCGCGTGCTGCTGGCTGGCCTGGGCGATGCGCAGGCCCACGCCGTGCTCAGCCAAAGCGCGCTCGAGCCCCGCACACGCCACACCCTGACCGACGTGGACGCGCTGATGGCCCAGGTGCGCCTGACGCGCCAGCAGGGCTGGGCGCTGGTCGATCAGGAGATGGAAGAAGGCGTGATCTCGATCGCCGCCCCCATCATCGGCCGCAACGGGCAGGTGCTGGCGGCCATCAACGTGTCTGGCCAGGCCAACCGCACCAGCGCCCCCGACATGCAGGCCACCATGCTGGGCCCGCTGCGCGACGCGGCCGAGCAGATCGCGCGGCTGCTGGCGGCGCGCTGAAATCGGCCAAGGCGCGCACCCAAGCGGCGCGCAAGGCCGGGCGCCATCGGCACGCCATCCAGCCGCGAACGCCACCCACACGCGTGATAGCCTTGCCGCATGTTCGCCCCCAGCCAAGCCGACGTCCGCCGTTTTTTCTGTGATGCCTGGGCCAAGTCCCGCACCGACCAGCCGATGGATGCCATCGAGCAACTGGCCGCCGGCTGGATCGCCGAGCACCCCGAATGGCACGCCGACTTCGCCGACGCCGAAGCCGCCATCGCCCGCAACTACGGCGACGGCGCGGTGGGCAGCAACCCTTTCCTGCACCTGTCGATGCACTTGTCCATCAGCGAGCAGTGCAGCATCGACCAGCCGCGCGGCATCCGCCAAGCGGTGGAACTGCTGGCCGCGCGCCGGGGCGACCTGCACGCCGCCCACCACGAAGTGATGGAATGCCTGGGCCAGATGCTGGCCGACGCGCAAAGCAGCGGCCGCCCGCCCGACGGCAACGCCTACGTGGCCAGCGTGCAGCGCCGCGCCACCAGCGACAAACTCTGACGCTACGTTTTATATAGCTGCCAGCGCAGGCCACACCTGCGCTAGAAGACTTTTCTATCCATAAAAAAACCCGCACGTGGCGGGCTTTCTTTTCGGTGGCTGGCGGCGCGGACTGCACGCCAGCGGATGCCGCTCAGTCGCGCTGGCCCAGGCGGAACTCGCGCTGCGGCACGGTTTTCAGCTCGCCCGGCAGGCTGCCGATGTACTTGGCCAGCGCCTTGAGTTCGGCATTGGAAAACTGCTTGGCCATGCCCGCCATGACCGGATTCGAGCGGCCCCACAGCGGGTGCGTGTTGTCGCGGTAGGCCTTCAGCTCGACCAGCATGTAGTCGGCGTACTGGCCGGCGATCTTGGGGTACGAAGGGTCGATCGGGCTGGAGAAGTTGGCACCGTGACAAGAAACACACGCGCCCTTTTGCAGCAGCTGCGCCACTTGCGCGCTGGGCGCGGCCGGGGCGGGCAAGGTGGGTGCGGTGGCCGGCTTGCCCAGCTGCGCGTAATAGGCCGCCAGGTCGGCCATGTCCTGATCGGACAGCGACACCGCAATGCCGCGCATGGTGGGGTGCTTGCGGTCGCCCTTTTTGTACGCGTCGAGCGCCGCCGCCAGGTACTTTTCACTCTGGCCAGCGATCTTGGGGACCTTGTACACCTCGGGGAAAGTGGTCTGGTAGCCCACGATGCCGTGGCAGCCAATGCACATGGCGGCCTTGCCTTGGCCGGCCTTCGCATCGCCGGTAACGGCCTGGGCTTGTGCGGGCAAGGTGGCCGCCAGGGAAAGGGCAACGGCGGCGAACATCGGAGACAAGTTCTTTTTCATTTTGCGCGCACAATTCACGTGGTTTTGATCCAGATCAGAGGCGGATTGTAAACAAGCTCCACCATCGCCAACCGCCTGGATTTCCCTGTTGTTCCTTTGCACTCCGACATGAAATTTCAAGGTTCAGACAACTACGTTGCCACGCAAGACCTCATGCTGGCCGTCAATGCAGCCATCACGCTCAAACGCCCGCTGCTCGTCAAGGGCGAGCCCGGCACAGGTAAGACGATGCTGGCCGAGGAAGTGGCCGAAGCGCTGAACCTGCCGCTGCTGCAGTGGCACATCAAATCGACCACCAAGGCGCAGCAGGGCCTGTACGAGTACGACGCGGTCAGTCGCCTGCGCGACAGCCAGCTGGGCGACGACAAGGTCAAGGACATCCAGAACTACATCGTCAAGGGCGTGCTGTGGCAGGCCTTCACGGCCGACCAGCCGGTGGCGCTGCTGATCGACGAGATCGACAAGGCCGACATCGAGTTTCCGAACGATCTGCTGCGTGAGCTTGATCGCATGGAGTTCCATTGCTACGAAACGCGCGAAACCATCCGCGCCAAGCACCGGCCGGTGGTGTTCATCACCTCCAACAACGAAAAAGAACTGCCCGACGCATTTTTGCGCCGCTGCTTCTTCCACTACATCAAGTTCCCTGAAGCCGAGACGATGAAGCAGATCGTCGACGTGCACTTCCCCAACCTGAAAAAAGAGTTGCTGACCGCGGCCATGAAGGTGTTCTACGACGTGCGCGGCCTGCCCGGGCTGAAGAAAAAGCCGTCGACGAGCGAGCTGCTGGATTGGCTCAAGCTGCTGGTCGCGGAAGACATTCCGCTGGAAGCGCTGCAAAGCGCCGACAGCAAGGTGAGCGCGCCGCCGCTGGTGGGCGCGCTGCTCAAGAACGAGCAAGACGTGACGCTGTTTGAAAAGCTGGTGTTCATGAACCAGCGCAACCGCTGACCCGCGCATGTCCCCCCTGCTGCTGGAAGGCCTGACCGACGCCGCCGGTTTCGTGCTGGGCGGCTTGGTGGGCTTCGGCGTGGCGCGCCTGCTGGGCTTTGACCTGTTTGCACAAGGCTACGGCGATGGCAGCGTGATCGCCATCGTGGCGGTGGGCCTGGGCGCCGGCATGGGCCGCGCATGGGCCCGGCGCTGGCGCATGCGGCGGCAGGCCCAAGACAAGCCCACCCTGAAAGGCTGACCGAACATGGCTTTCGTTGAACCCGTGGTGCTGCGCGACCGTGGCGTGCGCCTGGAGCCGCTGGGCCTGGCGCACGAGGCCGGCCTGCGCGCCGCCGCCGCCGATGGCGAGCTGTGGAAGCTGCGCATCACCAGCGTGCCTGAGCCCGACCAGACCGGGGCGTACATCGAAGCCGCCCTCAAGATGCGCGCCGAAGGCCACCGGTTCCCGTTTGTGGTGGTCAACGACGCCACGGGCGAAGTGCTGGGCAGCACCAGCTACCACGACATCGTGCCCCCCATCCAGCGCGTGGAAATCGGCTGGACGTGGTACCGCCAAAGCGTGCAGCGCAGCCATGTCAACACCACCTGCAAGCTGATGCTGCTGACGCATGCGTTCGACACCCTGGGCTGCGCGGTGGTGGGCTGGCGCACCGACAACTACAACTTCGCGTCGCAAAAGGCCATCGAACGCCTGGGCGCCAAGAAAGACGGCGTGATCCGCCACCACGCGGTGCGCCGCGACGGCACGGTGCGCGACACCGTCATGTACAGCATGACCGCCGGCGAATGGCCCGAGGCCCGGGCGCAGCTGCTGTACCTGCTGAACAAGCCGCGCTGAATCGGCCGCTGGCGCCCGCCGCCTACAGCACCGGCGCCATCATCCCCACCGCGTTCTGCACCAGGCGCTGCAGCGGCGTCCAGCGCGCCACTTCCTCGGCCGTCAGCTGCTGCGAGACGGACAGGTAGCCCAGCTGCCGCGCGCGAACGCTGGCCGCCACCGCGCGGTCGGTCGCCAGCAGGTTGTTCTCGAAGTTCAGCTCCAGGCTGCGGCGGTCCATGTTGGCCGACCCGACCAGCGCCACCTCGCCGTCGAAGGTCAACGTCTTGGCGTGCAGCAAGCCCAACGGATACGTGTGCACCGCCACGCCGCAGGCCAGCAGATCGGCGTAGCAGCTGCGGCCGGCGTTAGCGACCAGCCATGAATCGTTGCGGGTTGGAAAGACGATGGTCGTCTTCACGCCCCGGCGGGGCGCGGCGCACAGCGCGCGCAGCATGACTTCGTCGGGCACGAAGTACGGCGTGGTGATGACCAGCTCTTGGCGGGCGGCGTACATGCACGCCACGAACATGTCGGATAGGGCGTTGTGGCGCGTGACCGGCCCGGTTTCAAACACCTGGGCGACGGCGCCGTCGGCAAACTGCTCGACCGGCTCCTCCGCCGGCAGCGTGGCCAGTTCGTCCTCGCCTTTTTCAGGGATCCACCCGCTCAAAAACAGGCATTGCATCTGCCGCACCACCGGGCCCTGGCAGCGCAGCAGCACGTCCACCCAGGGCGCGAAGCGCGCCTTGACGCGGAACTCCGGGTCGGCGCAGTTCTGGCTGCCGCAGTAACCGATGCGGTTGTCGATCACCGCCAGCTTGCGGTGGTCACGCAAATCCACCCGGCTGAGCGGCAGGTGCCAGATGCGGTTGACGTCGTCCAGCGTGGCCAGCAGGCGCACGCCAGCCGCTTCCATTAGGCGCCACAGCGGGCCGCCGTGGAAGGCCCGCGAACCCAGCGCGTCGATCATCACCCGGCACTGCACGCCGCGCCGCGCGGCGGCCGCCACCGCCTGCGCCACGCGCGTGCCGGTGTCGTCGTCCAGCCAGATGTAGAAGGCAATGTGCACGTGCTGGCGTGCCTGCTCGATGTCGGCAATCAGCACGTTGATCGCCGCCTTGGGGTTGCGCATCGGATCGTCCGCCGGCGCATCCGCGTCGCCCAGCAGCGTGATGCGGTTGCCGCCCACGGCGCCAAAGCCATTGATGGACCGGGCCAGATCCATCAGCGGTGCGTCGCGGTCGGGCGCCAGCACGGGCGCCTGCGGCGGCAGGCGCAGCGCCGACGAGGCCCGCCGCAGCCTTTCGAATCGCCCTCGCCCGATGCTGGTTTCGCCCAGCAGCAAGTACGCCAGCACCCCTACGATGGGCAGCAGCATGATGGTGGCCACCCAGGCCACGCGTGAAGCGGGCGTGCGGTTGGCGCGCGTCAGCGCGCGGGCCACGGTGGCCAGGTGCGCCACGAAAAGCAGGCCCGCCCAGAGCAAATCGATGAAATGCAGCGACAGTGGCCAGTTCAACCCCAGGGGCATGCCGGTTTCCTTGCGACGGTGGTGGCCGCGATGCTAGCGCAGGCCCTGCACCTGGCACCGGCTGGCAACGTCGGACAGCGACTGCCCTGCCCGCCGCACACGCTGCCCCCTCGCGCACGTCCTGTTGGCGACGGCGCCACAATGGGGCGCGCCCGATAATCGCGCGTCCAACCAGGCCACGCCATGCTGATCGACTTTTTTTACACCTTGCGCGCCGCCAAACTGCCGGTGTCGGTCAAGGAATTCCTGACGCTGCTGGAAGCGCTGCAGGCCGACGTGGTGGGCCCGCGCCAGCCCGATGCGTGCTCGATCGACGACTTCTATTACCTGGCCCGCGCCACGCTGGTCAAGGACGAGAAGCACTACGACAAGTTCGACCGCGCCTTTGCCGCCTACTTCAAGGGGGTTGAGCAGATTGCCGACTTCCGCAAGGAAATCCCGGCCGAGTGGCTGCGCAAGCTGCTTGAAAAAGAGCTGACAGCCGAGCAGAAAGCCGCCATCGAGAAGATGGGCTGGGACGAGCTGATGGAGACGCTCAAAAAGCGCCTCGAAGAGCAAAAAGAGCGCCACGAGGGCGGCAACAAGTGGATCGGCACGGGCGGCACCAGCCCGTTTGGCCACGGCGGCTACAACCCGCAGGGCATTCGCATCGGCGGCAAGGGCGGCAACAAGAGCGCCGTGAAGGTGTGGGACCAGCGCGCCTACCGCGACTACGACGACACGCAGGAGCTGGGCACGCGCAACATCAAGGTTGCCCTGCGCCGGCTGCGCAAGTTCGCGCGCACCGGCAGCGACTTTGAGCTGGATCTGCCCGACACCATCCGCAGCACCGCCGCCAACGCGGGCTGGCTGGACATCAAGATGGTACCCGAGCGCCACAACGCCGTGAAAGTGCTGCTGCTGATGGACGTGGGCGGCACGATGGACGAGCACATCCAGCGCGTGGAAGAGCTGTTTTCAGCCGTGAAGGCCGAGCTGAAGCACCTGGAGTTCTATTACTTCCACAACTGCGTGTACGACTTCATGTGGAAGAACAACCGCCGCCGCTTTGCCGAGAAGTTTTCCACCTGGGACATCATCCGCAAGTACAACAAGGACTACAAGCTGATCTTCGTGGGCGACGCCACCATGAGCCCCTACGAAATCCTGCAGCCGGGCGGCAGCGTGGAATACAGCAACGAAGAGCCGGGCGCCGAATGGCTGCAGCGGCTGACGCACGCCTTTCCCAAGTTCGCGTGGATCAACCCCGAGCCGCAGGGCGTGTGGCAGTACCGCCAAAGCATCGCCATCATTCAGCAGTTGATGGGCCAGCGCATGTACCCGCTGACCTTGAAGGGGCTGGAAGACGCGATGCGCATGCTATCTAAATAGTAGCTTCCAGCGCTAGTCCCGCCTGCGCCGCGCGGCCATTTCATGGCCCATGGCGCGCTGCGTCGGCGCGTCCAGCGCGGCGCGCGCGGCGGGGTAAAGCACGTCTTCTTCCAGCCGGATGTGGCGCTGGTAGGCCTGAGCGAAGTCGCTGGCGTAGGTGCGTTCGGTTTCGGTCATGGGGCCGCAACCGGCACCCCCCGCCTGCCAGCGCAGCAGCACGGCGCGCAGGCGTTGCCAGATGGCGTTCATCAGCAGGTGGTCGTTTTCCAGCGTGACGACGGTGGCGCGCACCCGCGCGTCCGGGTGATGGCCGAGGGCGGAGAACAGGTGCTGTTCCTCGTCCTCGTGGTGCAGGGGCGCGGCCACGTCGAAGTAGCGCAGCACATCGGCCGCGGCGCTGCGGGCATCGGCGTCGCAGCCGTGCTGATCCACATGGGCGATCAGGCGCCGCAGCAGGTCGAGGCTGCGCTGCACGCGCTCATGGCACGCCTCCAGCATCTCGAAAGGCTGATCGAAGCCAACGGCCGGCGACTGGACCCCTGGCAGGCATACCGAACTGGCATTCATGGTCGAATTATCTGGAGTGCCCTGTAAGCAGGGCGTGCCCCATAGGGTGACCCAGATTCGGCCCACCGCTGTAACAAGTGGTCTCGGCCGTCACCCAATTCGCGGCCTTCTCTGACAAGGTCAACCACTACACTCGGTCGGTGATGAAGTCAGGAAACCCGCGCCACCCCAGTTCATTGCCGATCCTGCTGGCGCTTCTGCTCATTTTGCCCGGGTGCGCGTGGTTGCCCGGCGGCAAAAAGGCCGACGACAAGGCCGCCACCCAGTCCACCGCCGACGGCGCGTCAGCACTGACCGAAGCGCCCGCCAACCCGTCTTTCGACATCCGCGTGGAGGTGGACGACGACGAGCTGAAAACCCTGGTCGAGCGGCACAACGAATTGCAGCGCTACCGCGCCGTGCCCGATCTGGACGAATCCGAGTTCGCCCGCGTGATGGCCGTGGCCGAAAGCGACGTGCGCAACCTGCTGGGCACCGAGGGCTACTTCAACCCGCAAATCAAGGTGCGGCGCGAAGAGCGCGCTGGCGCCCGCCCGGTGGTGGTGATCGCCATCACGCCGGGCGAGCCGACCACCGTGCGCAAGGTGAACATCGAGTTTGAAGGCGACATCGCGCAAACCGCCGATGCGCAAGCCGTGCAGCAGCGCGGCCAGATCACAGACCACTGGAGCCTGGACGAAGGCCGCCGCTTCACGCAAAGCCGCTGGTCCAGCGCCAAGACGGGCGCACTGCGTGAGCTGGTCGAGCGGCGCTACCCGCGCGGTCGCCTGAGCTACAGCCTGGCCGATGTCGACGCGCCCGAGGCCAAGGCCAACCTGGGCGTGCGCCTGGATTCCGGGCCGCCCTTTTTCCTGGGCCCGGCCACCGTGCGCGGCGCCAAGCGCTACCCGCCCGAGCTGGCCGAGCGCCTGTCCTGGCTCAAGCCGGGGGACGTGTACGACCAGAAAAAGCTGGTCGACGCGCAGCAGCGGCTGGCCGGCAGCGGCTACTACGACTCGGCCTACATCAGCATCGACCCGCAGGGCGACCCGAACGCCGCGCCCGTGACCTACAGCGTGCGCGAAGCCAAGCGCCACAAGGTGCAGCTGGGCGTGGGCTACAGCACCGACGGCGGCCCGCGTGTCACGCTGGAACACCGCGACAACCAGGCGCTGGGCACCTCGTGGCGGGCCGACACCAAGCTCAACTTCGACCGCAAGACGCCGCTGTTGCAGACCGAATGGACGTCGCTGCCGCGCGCCAGCGGCTGGCGCAACGCGGCGCTGGCGCGGTACATGCGCCAGGACGATGGCGCGCTGGTTACCACCTCGCAAACGCTGCGCCTGGGCATGAACAAGACTGGGGAAAAGTACGACCGCAGCGTGTACCTGCAGTTCGACCACGCCAACGTCACCGGCTCGGGCAGCCGCGCCGTGCCCAGCGCGCTGCTGGGCGACGGCGCCGCCGTCAGCCTGAACTACGGCTGGACGGGGCGCTACTTCAACACCCTGCCCGTGCCCACGGCCGGCTATGGCCTGTCGGGCGAAGTGGGCGCGGGCGTGACGGCCGCGGGGCCGCGCAAGCCGTTCACGCGGCTCAACGGGCGCTGGCTGGGCATCTTCCCCGTGGGCAGCGGCGGCAGCAGCCTCGTGCTGCGCACCGAAGCGGGCGCGCTGCTGGCCGCGAAGCAGGCGCGCCTGCCGTCCACCTACATGTTCCGCACCGGTGGCGACACCACGGTGCGCGG
This genomic interval from Ottowia oryzae contains the following:
- a CDS encoding trimeric intracellular cation channel family protein, giving the protein MLDYDLTRWGMPLRYAVETVGTVAFAASGILAGMRRRMDVFGISVLGFLAAFGGGTLRDILLDRRPFFWVAEEEMLWLVLAMCALSLMLWRRGRRAAVSAKAIQVADALGLGLFAASGVQYALVAQMSPLVAVLMGVVTGVFGGVMRDIACNEMPTAFADHRPYAVLAFLGGWVYLAVQWLGGPAWAALIGATLVTTGLRLLALKLDWRLPGWRPG
- a CDS encoding DUF1841 family protein gives rise to the protein MFAPSQADVRRFFCDAWAKSRTDQPMDAIEQLAAGWIAEHPEWHADFADAEAAIARNYGDGAVGSNPFLHLSMHLSISEQCSIDQPRGIRQAVELLAARRGDLHAAHHEVMECLGQMLADAQSSGRPPDGNAYVASVQRRATSDKL
- a CDS encoding c-type cytochrome, which produces MKKNLSPMFAAVALSLAATLPAQAQAVTGDAKAGQGKAAMCIGCHGIVGYQTTFPEVYKVPKIAGQSEKYLAAALDAYKKGDRKHPTMRGIAVSLSDQDMADLAAYYAQLGKPATAPTLPAPAAPSAQVAQLLQKGACVSCHGANFSSPIDPSYPKIAGQYADYMLVELKAYRDNTHPLWGRSNPVMAGMAKQFSNAELKALAKYIGSLPGELKTVPQREFRLGQRD
- a CDS encoding AAA family ATPase, producing the protein MKFQGSDNYVATQDLMLAVNAAITLKRPLLVKGEPGTGKTMLAEEVAEALNLPLLQWHIKSTTKAQQGLYEYDAVSRLRDSQLGDDKVKDIQNYIVKGVLWQAFTADQPVALLIDEIDKADIEFPNDLLRELDRMEFHCYETRETIRAKHRPVVFITSNNEKELPDAFLRRCFFHYIKFPEAETMKQIVDVHFPNLKKELLTAAMKVFYDVRGLPGLKKKPSTSELLDWLKLLVAEDIPLEALQSADSKVSAPPLVGALLKNEQDVTLFEKLVFMNQRNR
- a CDS encoding IclR family transcriptional regulator domain-containing protein, with the translated sequence MNLILAPENRPVKDSDTPLPAQAAADAAPRPGDHYVQSFARGLEVIRSFSDQAPQQTLSDVAARTGLTRAGARRILLTLQTLGYVQSDGRWFRLTPRILDLGFAYLSSLPIWNLAEPVMEQLSAQVHESVSAAVLEGTDVVYVLRVSTRSLLRMSLGAGSRLPAYCASLGRVLLAGLGDAQAHAVLSQSALEPRTRHTLTDVDALMAQVRLTRQQGWALVDQEMEEGVISIAAPIIGRNGQVLAAINVSGQANRTSAPDMQATMLGPLRDAAEQIARLLAAR
- a CDS encoding 3-oxoacid CoA-transferase subunit B, with amino-acid sequence MSSYQKRSKDEVAQRVAQDIPDGAYVNLGIGQPTLVANHVPAGREVILQSENGILGMGPAPAEGAEDFDLINAGKQPVTLLPGGAFFHHADSFGMMRGGHLDVCVLGAFQVSATGDLANWSTGEPGAIPAVGGAMDLAVGAKQTWVMMDLLTRQGQSKLVAQCTYPLTGIGCVRRVYTDLATLACTPEGLQLIDEVDGLTLAELQQLVGLPIRPPPAPAQLTGSA
- a CDS encoding 3-oxoacid CoA-transferase subunit A — its product is MIDKIAPSIAAALAGIPDGATVLIGGFGTAGLPSELIDGLIEQGARELTIVCNNAGNGDTGLAALLAAGRVRKIICSYPRQADSYVFDGLYRAGKIELELVPQGNLAERMRAAGAGIGAFFTPTGFGTDMARHADGTAKETRRINGRDHVLEYPIHGDVALIKAEQGDRWGNLVYRKAARNFGPVMATAARRTVATVHEVLLLGALDPEAIVTPGIFVTSVVQVPRVATQAGGFKNAA
- the pcaF gene encoding 3-oxoadipyl-CoA thiolase; this encodes MNQAFIVDAIRTPFGRYGGALSSVRTDDLGAIPIKALMARNPGVDWSAVDDVIYGCANQAGEDNRNVAHMASLLAGLPVDVAGATLNRLCGSGLDAVGTAARAIKTGETRLMIAGGVESMSRAPFVMPKADAAFSRANAVYDTTIGWRFVNRLMKAQYGVDSMPETAENVATDYKIEREAQDRMALASQLRAVAAQKDGHLAREITPVSIVQKKGDALVVDKDEHPRETSLEKLASLKGVVRPDGTVTAGNASGVNDGACALLLADEQTAGLYGLTPKARVVGMAVAGVPPRVMGIGPAPATEKVLQRTGLRLDQMNVIELNEAFAAQGLAVLRLLGLPDDDPRVNAWGGAIALGHPLGASGARLATTAVNRLHATGGRYALCTMCIGVGQGIALILERV